From Oenococcus sicerae, the proteins below share one genomic window:
- a CDS encoding DnaD domain-containing protein: MDKDLKQFLAEGNVELPLRLFKSYHQLGLSNEDLIVIMQLFAFSKEGIALPRTELISARTNFSQAAVQKTIERLLNSKVISLSASNDAYDLSNLFGKLISGGLDLQPLVADSSLDQTKTKKSLYQLFQREFGRMLTPMELQTIGDWLKKDQFSPELIVTALRQSVNSQILNLRYIEKILLNWKQNHVQTKEQAEADNLRHRQQYTGPLAEQGNTVKQVDSEIKIPLKKIGE, translated from the coding sequence ATGGACAAAGATTTAAAACAATTTTTAGCTGAAGGGAATGTTGAACTGCCGCTCAGGCTGTTTAAAAGTTATCATCAACTTGGCCTGAGTAATGAAGATCTAATCGTGATCATGCAGCTTTTCGCGTTTTCCAAAGAAGGCATTGCGCTGCCAAGGACTGAATTGATTTCAGCGCGAACTAATTTTTCGCAGGCTGCTGTTCAAAAAACGATAGAAAGACTTTTAAATAGTAAGGTTATTTCGCTATCAGCTTCTAACGATGCCTATGATTTAAGCAATTTGTTTGGCAAACTTATTTCTGGTGGTCTTGATCTGCAGCCGCTTGTTGCTGATAGCAGTTTAGACCAAACGAAAACAAAAAAAAGTCTGTATCAATTGTTTCAAAGAGAATTTGGTCGTATGCTGACGCCAATGGAACTACAAACCATTGGCGATTGGCTTAAAAAGGACCAATTTAGCCCTGAATTGATCGTTACGGCCTTAAGGCAATCAGTTAACAGTCAAATCTTGAATCTGCGTTATATCGAGAAAATATTGCTTAATTGGAAGCAGAACCATGTCCAGACCAAAGAACAGGCTGAGGCAGATAATTTACGGCACCGGCAGCAGTATACCGGACCGCTCGCAGAACAGGGGAATACGGTCAAGCAGGTTGATTCAGAGATCAAGATCCCGTTAAAAAAAATTGGCGAATAA